One window of Pseudomonas urmiensis genomic DNA carries:
- a CDS encoding AAA family ATPase → MLMSIDLENFKSYERARLPLAALTFLIGANASGKSNVLEAIRLLNWLAKGSRLDDITRSIQSGDAIVRGQANDLFRDTHKSFMLGSNFGEAKEGWSDFEVSIGLVADQLAVTGEKIDKPGNGVPLYQVDGVSSSHTDEISVAYNNFKRGKNKPHIPCSNRQAIFYQIETPGRFEANHTESQRIIPIVTRAIRETLRNIVFLDPRPALMRDYAYVKDDQIKEDGSNLSAVLYGLSQLEAEKSKLLEFIKSLPEQDITDIQFIKTDRNDVMVRLVETFGQKSRNVDAPLLSDGTLRVLAIGAALLTAPNGSLVIIEEIDNGVHPSRADTLVRQLQKIASERELRVLLTSHNPALLDALPDSALADVVACYRDPEEGDSRLIRLGDLDRYPELVAQGPLGQLMTRRILDRFLKDSTTEEEREANALDWLQQLKESAQENQE, encoded by the coding sequence ATGTTGATGTCGATTGATCTAGAAAATTTTAAAAGCTATGAAAGGGCACGCCTTCCTTTGGCTGCGCTAACCTTTTTAATCGGTGCTAACGCTTCGGGCAAAAGCAATGTTTTAGAAGCTATTCGCTTGCTCAATTGGCTGGCAAAAGGCAGTCGCCTAGATGATATCACTCGCTCCATACAAAGCGGTGACGCCATTGTTCGCGGGCAGGCAAACGACTTATTTCGTGATACACACAAAAGTTTCATGCTAGGCAGCAATTTTGGAGAAGCTAAGGAAGGCTGGAGCGATTTTGAAGTTTCGATTGGTTTGGTGGCTGATCAGTTAGCAGTTACGGGGGAAAAAATCGACAAACCTGGTAATGGTGTGCCGCTGTATCAGGTTGATGGTGTTTCCAGCTCGCATACTGATGAAATTAGTGTGGCTTATAACAACTTCAAACGAGGTAAAAACAAGCCCCATATCCCTTGCTCTAACAGGCAAGCTATTTTCTATCAAATCGAAACGCCTGGGAGATTCGAAGCAAATCATACGGAGTCGCAACGTATCATCCCAATCGTAACAAGGGCTATACGCGAGACGTTACGCAATATTGTTTTTCTCGATCCACGCCCGGCCTTGATGCGTGATTATGCATATGTAAAGGATGATCAAATAAAGGAAGATGGTAGTAATCTGTCTGCGGTGCTGTACGGTTTATCGCAGTTGGAGGCTGAAAAATCCAAGCTCCTAGAGTTCATTAAGTCTTTGCCCGAGCAAGACATTACGGATATTCAGTTTATCAAAACTGACCGTAATGACGTAATGGTTAGACTAGTAGAGACTTTCGGACAAAAGAGTCGAAATGTTGATGCACCTCTTCTTTCTGATGGGACGCTGCGCGTACTTGCCATCGGGGCTGCACTGCTGACGGCTCCAAATGGCTCGTTGGTCATCATCGAAGAAATTGACAACGGTGTACACCCTAGCCGTGCAGATACGTTGGTGCGTCAGCTCCAGAAAATTGCCTCCGAGCGAGAACTGCGTGTCTTGCTTACCTCACATAACCCCGCTTTGTTAGATGCGTTGCCCGACAGCGCCCTCGCAGACGTTGTCGCCTGCTACCGGGATCCGGAAGAAGGAGATAGCCGCTTGATACGACTTGGCGACCTAGATCGTTATCCCGAATTGGTTGCACAAGGGCCACTAGGTCAGTTGATGACAAGACGTATCTTGGATCGCTTTCTTAAGGACAGTACAACAGAGGAAG
- a CDS encoding tyrosine-type recombinase/integrase: protein MPRAIVVEDDQLEQAVKVARLSSPENGLRDAALLLACFGTGMTVTELCRLKISDFLTQSGTIRIDSHIRAEIAYNHKSRPLCWTNKKLTNAVEAHLAERLERGHGVTKRQNAYRGLDPESPLFVSGRTGDGLRISAKKRDGKTYYSATQLSRLFTRLFEQAGVEGASAHSGRRTLAVKLKRRGVDLRHISEILGIESLEAVKKLCAGDPARLGEIVKRII from the coding sequence ATGCCAAGGGCCATCGTTGTAGAAGATGACCAACTAGAGCAGGCAGTTAAGGTCGCTAGGTTGAGTAGTCCAGAAAACGGCCTTCGCGATGCAGCATTGCTGTTGGCCTGCTTCGGAACAGGAATGACTGTAACCGAGCTTTGTCGACTCAAAATTAGTGATTTTCTGACTCAATCCGGGACCATACGGATTGATTCCCACATACGGGCCGAGATCGCCTATAACCACAAGTCACGTCCCTTATGCTGGACCAACAAGAAGCTTACCAACGCTGTCGAAGCGCACCTTGCCGAACGCCTGGAGCGTGGCCACGGTGTGACGAAGCGGCAGAATGCATACCGTGGACTTGACCCTGAGTCCCCTCTGTTTGTGTCTGGTCGAACCGGTGACGGTCTCCGGATCAGCGCAAAGAAGCGAGATGGCAAAACCTACTACAGCGCCACCCAGCTCAGTCGACTGTTCACTCGGCTGTTTGAGCAGGCAGGCGTCGAAGGTGCTAGCGCGCACTCAGGACGGCGCACCCTTGCGGTAAAGCTGAAGCGCCGTGGAGTCGATCTACGACACATAAGCGAGATACTGGGTATCGAGAGCCTGGAAGCAGTCAAGAAGCTTTGCGCAGGCGATCCTGCTCGTTTGGGCGAGATTGTGAAGAGAATTATTTAA